One Loxodonta africana isolate mLoxAfr1 chromosome 4, mLoxAfr1.hap2, whole genome shotgun sequence genomic region harbors:
- the LOC135231217 gene encoding protein bicaudal D homolog 1-like: MIFLLQTAEVALANLKNKYENEKAMVTETMTKLRNELKALKEDAATFSSLRAMFATRCDEYVIQLDEMQRQLAAAEDEKKTLNTLLRMAIQQKLALTQRLEDLEFDHEQSRRSKGKLGKSKIGSPKVSGEASVTVSTIDTYLLHSQGPQTPTIRVSSGTQRKRYACSDLHSVVQWPDFS; encoded by the exons ATGATTTTTCTGCTTCAGACAGCTGAGGTGGCACTAGCTAATCTCAAGAAcaaatatgaaaatgaaaaagCAATGGTGACTGAAACTATGACGAAACTTAGAAATGAATTGAAGGCTTTGAAAGAAGATGCAGCAACTTTCTCATCCCTGAGAGCAATGTTTGCAACAAG ATGTGATGAATATGTCATACAGTTGGATGAGATGCAGAGACAGTTAGCAGCCGCAGAGGATGAGAAGAAGACTCTAAACACTTTGTTACGAATGGCCATTCAGCAAAAACTCGCCCTGACCCAGCGACTGGAGGACTTAGAGTTTGATCATGAGCAGTCTCGACGCAGCAAAGGCAAACTTGGAAAGAGCAAGATCGGCAGCCCTAAAGTAAGTGGGGAGGCATCAGTCACCGTGTCCACCATAGACACTTACCTCCTGCATAGTCAGGGCCCACAGACACCCACCATTCGGGTCAGCAGTGGCACTCAGAGGAAAAGGTATGCATGCAGCGATCTTCATAGTGTGGTGCAGTGGCCAGATTTTAGTTAA
- the LOC100665379 gene encoding protein bicaudal D homolog 1, protein MLELQRIRMKDEIREYKFREARLLQDYTELEEENITLQKLVSTLKQNQVEYEGLKHEIKRFEEETVLLNSQLEDAIRLKEIAEHQLEEALETLKNEREQKNNLRKELSQYITLNDNHISISVDGLKFAEDGSEPNNDDKMNGHIHGPLVKLNGDYRTPTLRKGESLHPVSDLFSELNITEIQKLKQQLMQVEREKAILLANLQESQTQLEHTKGALTEQHERVHRLTEHVNAMRGLQSSKELKDLDGEKGRDSGEEAHDYEVDINGLEILECKYRVAVTEVIDLKAEIKALKEKYNKSVENYTDEKAKYESKIQMYDEQVTSLEKTTKESGEKMVHMEKELQRMTSIANENHNTLNTAQDELVTFSEELAQLYHHVCLCNNETPNRVMLDYYRQSRVTRSGSLKGPDDPRGLLSPRLARRGVSSPVETRPSSEPASKENTEASKEPSPTKTPTVSPVITAPPSSPVLDTSDIRKEPMNIYNLNAIIRDQIKHLQKAVDRSLQLSRQRAAARELAPMIDKDKEALMEEILKLKSLLSTKREQIATLRAVLKANKQVISLN, encoded by the exons GTTGAATACGAAGGCTTAAAGCATGAGATTAAGCGATTTGAGGAGGAAACAGTGCTGCTGAATAGCCAGCTGGAAGATGCCATCCGGTTGAAGGAGATCGCTGAGCACCAGCTGGAAGAGGCCCTTGAGACCTTAAAAAATGAAAGGGAGCAAAAGAACAACCTGCGGAAGGAGCTCTCCCAGTACATCACCCTCAATGATAACCATATCAGCATCTCAGTCGATGGACTCAAGTTTGCTGAGGATGGGAGTGAACCCAACAATGACGACAAGATGAATGGGCACATCCATGGGCCTCTTGTGAAACTGAATGGAGATTATCGGACTCCCACCTTAAGGAAAGGAGAGTCCCTGCACCCTGTCTCTGACTTATTCAGTGAGCTCAACATTACAGAAATACAGAAGCTGAAGCAGCAACTTATGCAG GTAGAGCGGGAAAAGGCCATTCTTCTGGCCAACCTTCAGGAGTCACAGACACAGCTGGAACACACCAAGGGGGCGCTGACGGAGCAGCATGAACGGGTGCATCGGCTAACAGAGCACGTCAATGCCATGAGAGGCCTGCAGAGCAGCAAAGAACTCAAGGACCTGGACGGGGAGAAGGGCCGGGACTCAGGGGAGGAGGCCCATGACTATGAGGTGGACATTAATGGGTTAGAGATCCTTGAGTGCAAGTACAGGGTGGCAGTAACTGAGGTGATAGATTTGAAAGCTGAAATTAAGGCCTTAAAGGAGAAATACAATAAATCTGTAGAAAACTatactgatgagaaggccaagtATGAGAGTAAGATCCAAATGTATGATGAGCAGGTGACAAGCCTTGAGAAGACCACCAAAGAGAGTGGTGAGAAGATGGTGCACATGGAGAAGGAGTTGCAAAGGATGACCAGTATAGCCAACGAAAATCACAATACCCTTAATACAGCTCAGGATGAGTTAGTGACATTTAGTGAGGAGCTAGCTCAGCTTTACCACCATGTTTGTCTGTGTAATAATGAAACTCCAAACAGAGTTATGCTGGACTACTACAGGCAAAGCAGAGTCACCCGCAGTGGCAGTCTGAAAGGGCCCGATGATCCCAGGGGACTTTTGTCTCCACGGTTAGCCAGGCGGGGTGTGTCATCCCCAGTAGAAACAAGGCCCTCATCTGAACCAGCTtcaaaagaaaacacagaggcCAGCAAAGAACCAAGTCCAACTAAGACTCCCACAGTCTCTCCTGTTATTACTGCCCCACCGTCATCTCCAGTACTGGATACCAGTGACATCCGCAAAGAGCCAATGAATATCTACAACCTTAATGCCATAATCCGGGACCAAATCAAGCATCTGCAGAAAGCTGTGGACCGGTCCTTGCAACTGTCCCGCCAAAGAGCAGCGGCACGGGAGCTGGCCCCCATGATCGATAAAGACAAGGAAGCCTTAATGGAAGAGATCCTCAAGCTAAAGTCCCTGCTGAGCACCAAacgagagcagattgccacgttGAGGGCAGTATTGAAAGCCAACAAACAGGTAATCTCACTCAACTGA